In Streptomyces dangxiongensis, one DNA window encodes the following:
- the metG gene encoding methionine--tRNA ligase, whose product MAATGSEKQGGKAYYVSTPIYYVNDAPHLGHAYTTVAGDVLTRWHRQRGEKVWYLTGTDEHGQKIMRTAEANGVTPQEWADKLVTEAWKPLWEHLEIANDDFIRTTQKRHTDRVQEFVQDLYDKGEIYKGGYEGPYCVGCEEYKLPGELLDGEGEFAGQKLCPIHKKPVETLSEENYFFKLSEYGDKLLAHYEANPGFIQPESARNEVLNFVRQGLQDLSISRSTFDWGIPIPWDDKHVIYVWVDALLNYATAVGYNENQEKFEATFPADVHLVGKDILRFHAVIWPAMLMAQGLPLPGRIAANGWLMVGGEKMSKSNLTGIKPQDLTSHFGVDAYRWYFLRAIAFGQDGSFSWEDFSARYTSELANDYGNLASRVAAMVGKYFGGALPEATADGEAEKAVHDGLARAVTEADRRIGDELDFQGGILAVFDFVKQVNGYITEQEPWKVAKDTSEEGKGRLATILYTAAESLRAVAVLLNPVMPETSQKLWDSLGADASLGALADQRVQEAGVWGKLPAGSTVTKGAVLFPRLEEKPTA is encoded by the coding sequence ATGGCGGCCACTGGATCCGAGAAGCAGGGTGGAAAGGCGTACTACGTCTCCACCCCCATTTACTACGTCAACGACGCTCCTCACCTGGGCCACGCCTACACGACCGTCGCAGGGGACGTGCTCACCCGCTGGCACCGTCAGCGCGGCGAGAAGGTGTGGTACCTCACCGGCACGGACGAGCACGGTCAGAAGATCATGCGTACGGCCGAAGCCAACGGGGTGACGCCCCAGGAGTGGGCCGACAAGCTCGTCACCGAGGCTTGGAAGCCGCTCTGGGAGCACCTGGAGATCGCGAACGACGACTTCATCCGCACCACACAGAAGCGCCACACCGACCGCGTCCAGGAATTCGTCCAGGATCTGTACGACAAGGGCGAGATCTACAAGGGCGGCTACGAGGGCCCGTACTGCGTGGGCTGCGAGGAATACAAGCTTCCGGGCGAACTCCTTGATGGTGAAGGCGAGTTCGCGGGTCAGAAACTGTGCCCGATCCACAAGAAGCCGGTGGAGACCCTCAGCGAGGAGAACTACTTCTTCAAGCTGAGCGAGTACGGCGACAAGCTGCTCGCCCATTACGAGGCGAACCCCGGCTTCATCCAGCCCGAGTCCGCGCGCAACGAGGTCCTGAACTTCGTCCGCCAGGGCCTCCAGGACCTGTCCATCTCGCGCTCGACCTTCGACTGGGGCATCCCGATCCCCTGGGACGACAAGCACGTGATCTACGTGTGGGTCGACGCACTGCTGAACTACGCCACGGCGGTCGGCTACAACGAGAACCAGGAGAAGTTCGAGGCGACCTTCCCGGCCGACGTCCACCTGGTCGGCAAGGACATCCTGCGTTTCCACGCGGTGATCTGGCCCGCCATGCTGATGGCGCAGGGTCTGCCGCTCCCCGGCAGGATCGCCGCCAACGGCTGGCTGATGGTCGGCGGCGAGAAAATGTCGAAGTCGAACCTGACCGGCATCAAGCCGCAGGACCTCACCTCGCACTTCGGCGTGGACGCCTACCGCTGGTACTTCCTGCGGGCCATCGCCTTCGGCCAGGACGGCTCCTTCTCCTGGGAGGACTTCTCCGCCCGCTACACCTCCGAGCTGGCCAACGACTATGGCAACCTCGCCTCGCGCGTGGCCGCCATGGTCGGCAAGTACTTCGGCGGCGCACTGCCGGAAGCGACTGCCGACGGTGAGGCGGAGAAGGCCGTCCATGACGGGCTGGCGAGGGCCGTGACCGAGGCGGACCGCCGCATCGGCGACGAGCTGGACTTCCAGGGCGGCATCCTGGCCGTCTTCGACTTCGTCAAGCAGGTCAACGGCTACATCACGGAGCAGGAACCGTGGAAGGTGGCCAAGGACACGTCGGAGGAGGGCAAGGGCCGTCTGGCCACGATCCTCTACACGGCCGCGGAGTCCCTCCGTGCTGTGGCGGTGCTGCTGAACCCCGTCATGCCGGAGACCTCCCAGAAGCTCTGGGACTCCCTCGGCGCGGACGCCTCGCTCGGCGCCCTGGCCGACCAGCGGGTCCAGGAGGCCGGTGTATGGGGCAAGCTGCCGGCCGGTTCCACGGTCACCAAGGGCGCGGTCCTCTTCCCGCGCCTGGAGGAGAAGCCGACCGCGTAG
- a CDS encoding Uma2 family endonuclease, with translation MTIAPEDARQGASHLYRVMRDFVRSADDNLPGKFEITKEGIVLDMMSPMKPHELTVLRVRKRLEKVMPDEIVAHTGEPDVEDEHEGIMRRPDVMVIAEAEMEGEGSFAPRSLVAAVEVVSRSNPDNDWVTKMRDYPLMGVPVYAVFDPRTGTGTVLTDIHATPDGPRYATRKDFVYGEDVTIADWTISTEDLPRYEHGTGERR, from the coding sequence ATGACCATCGCCCCGGAGGACGCGCGGCAGGGCGCCTCCCACCTGTACCGGGTCATGCGCGACTTCGTTCGGTCCGCGGACGACAACCTCCCCGGCAAGTTCGAGATCACCAAAGAAGGAATCGTCCTCGACATGATGTCGCCCATGAAGCCGCACGAGCTCACCGTGCTGCGCGTCCGCAAGCGCCTGGAAAAGGTGATGCCGGACGAGATCGTGGCGCACACGGGTGAACCCGACGTGGAGGACGAGCACGAGGGCATCATGCGCCGGCCCGACGTGATGGTGATCGCCGAGGCGGAGATGGAAGGAGAGGGTTCCTTCGCCCCACGCTCGCTGGTCGCCGCCGTGGAGGTCGTCTCCCGCTCCAACCCGGACAACGACTGGGTCACCAAGATGCGCGACTACCCGCTCATGGGCGTCCCCGTCTACGCGGTCTTCGACCCCCGCACCGGCACCGGCACCGTCCTCACCGACATTCACGCCACCCCCGACGGCCCCCGCTACGCCACCCGCAAGGACTTCGTCTACGGGGAGGACGTGACCATCGCGGACTGGACCATCTCCACCGAGGACCTGCCGCGTTACGAACACGGGACCGGCGAGCGGCGGTGA